From a region of the Methanolobus tindarius DSM 2278 genome:
- a CDS encoding M50 family metallopeptidase, with protein MNSSYKIGSIMGIPIKVHITFLFILPIFALVFATNPQPYGFADIGSPVMTYGLSLLTTILLFVCVLLHELGHSYIAKGYGVEIKDITLMLLGGVSSMEEIPREPSQEFKMAFAGPLVSLIIGFVLLGLNVVASAYVPTYSNTWIFLMVSILATINIILAIFNLIPAFPMDGGRILRSMFAKRMSYVKATHYAASVGKMFAFLMALVGVVSNLWLLLIAFFVYMGASEEDKSTTVTVGLENYKVADVMSKEVISVEPEMTVEDLSHFMFENKHLGYPVIKSNSLKGIVTFTDIRNVMPHERYAVLVSDVMTKDVVTLPSSSSAAEAFKIMTINNIGRILVVDDGNVTGILSRTDLMRSLMLLTE; from the coding sequence ATGAATTCTTCATATAAGATCGGGAGCATCATGGGAATACCCATAAAAGTGCATATCACTTTTCTGTTTATACTTCCCATTTTTGCACTTGTATTCGCAACAAACCCACAACCTTATGGTTTTGCGGATATTGGTTCGCCTGTAATGACATACGGTCTCTCACTTTTAACGACCATATTACTATTTGTCTGTGTACTGCTCCACGAACTTGGTCACTCATACATAGCTAAAGGCTATGGTGTTGAAATAAAAGATATAACACTGATGTTACTGGGTGGCGTCTCATCCATGGAAGAAATTCCAAGAGAACCATCACAGGAATTTAAGATGGCATTTGCAGGTCCTCTTGTAAGTCTGATAATAGGTTTCGTTCTTCTGGGACTAAATGTGGTTGCTTCTGCTTATGTCCCAACTTATAGTAATACCTGGATCTTCCTTATGGTAAGCATCCTTGCTACTATAAACATAATACTGGCAATCTTCAATCTGATTCCGGCTTTCCCTATGGATGGTGGAAGAATTCTAAGATCTATGTTTGCAAAGAGGATGAGCTATGTAAAGGCCACTCACTACGCCGCATCAGTTGGAAAGATGTTTGCTTTCCTGATGGCCCTCGTTGGTGTAGTTTCAAACCTGTGGCTGCTTTTGATAGCATTTTTTGTATATATGGGTGCTTCCGAAGAGGACAAATCAACAACTGTTACTGTTGGTCTTGAGAATTACAAGGTTGCTGATGTCATGTCCAAAGAAGTAATATCAGTTGAACCGGAGATGACAGTTGAGGATCTCTCACATTTTATGTTTGAGAACAAACATCTGGGATACCCTGTAATAAAAAGCAATTCTTTAAAAGGGATTGTAACGTTTACAGACATACGAAATGTAATGCCACATGAAAGATATGCGGTTCTTGTATCCGATGTTATGACTAAAGATGTCGTAACACTGCCATCAAGTTCCAGTGCGGCAGAAGCATTCAAGATAATGACAATCAATAATATAGGGCGTATTCTGGTAGTGGATGACGGTAATGTTACAGGCATCCTCTCAAGAACTGATCTTATGAGATCACTGATGTTATTGACCGAGTGA
- the mfnA gene encoding tyrosine decarboxylase MfnA, translating into MNETGLSEEEIRSILSDSKGKDLKYERVLSSMCTYPHKIAVQAHMQFIESNMGDFGLFRGTYNLEKEILGSLGDLLHKADAVGYMTTGGTESNIQAIRSMRNLFLQSPEYQKSVNSNKKTHNKCSRPNLVVPDSAHFSFDKVSDILDVELRKASLDDELKVSVESVKSLIDENTIGLVAIAGSTEFGQVDPIKELSDIAVEKNIFLHVDAAFGGFVLPFMKTSCEFDFDFKLPGVTSIAIDPHKMGLSTIPAGVLLFRDSHQLESLKADTPYLTVSTQYTLTGTRSGAAVAATYAVMNYLGKEGYRKTVSRCMELTDYLLDKLAELDIHPLIKPVMNVVALEVPECDLVRSKLAKEFNWQVSITQNPHGLRLVIMPHVSFEMIDSFVADLKKVLNTL; encoded by the coding sequence ATGAACGAAACCGGCCTATCTGAAGAGGAAATACGTAGCATCTTAAGTGATTCTAAAGGTAAGGACCTGAAATACGAACGCGTACTGAGTTCCATGTGTACTTATCCGCATAAAATAGCTGTCCAAGCGCACATGCAGTTCATAGAATCGAATATGGGTGACTTCGGTCTATTCAGAGGAACTTATAATCTCGAGAAAGAAATTTTGGGTTCACTTGGAGATTTGCTCCATAAAGCCGATGCTGTAGGCTATATGACAACAGGCGGCACTGAATCTAATATTCAGGCAATTCGTTCAATGAGAAATCTCTTTTTACAGAGTCCGGAGTACCAGAAATCTGTAAACAGCAATAAAAAAACTCATAATAAATGTTCACGACCGAATCTGGTGGTTCCTGATTCAGCTCATTTTTCTTTCGATAAGGTTTCGGACATTCTTGATGTCGAGCTCAGGAAAGCAAGTCTTGATGATGAACTAAAAGTTTCGGTTGAATCTGTAAAGTCATTAATTGATGAGAACACAATTGGCCTGGTTGCAATTGCAGGTTCAACAGAGTTCGGCCAGGTCGACCCAATAAAAGAACTCTCAGATATTGCTGTTGAAAAAAATATTTTCCTGCATGTTGATGCGGCATTCGGAGGTTTTGTCCTTCCTTTTATGAAAACTTCCTGTGAGTTTGATTTTGATTTTAAATTGCCAGGAGTAACATCCATAGCAATCGATCCTCATAAAATGGGTCTGAGCACAATCCCGGCAGGAGTTCTTCTTTTCCGTGATTCTCATCAGCTTGAAAGTCTTAAGGCGGATACTCCGTATCTTACTGTTTCCACACAGTACACACTGACAGGAACAAGAAGTGGAGCCGCAGTTGCAGCAACTTATGCTGTTATGAACTATCTTGGAAAAGAAGGTTACAGGAAAACAGTTTCCAGATGTATGGAGCTTACTGATTATCTTCTGGATAAACTTGCGGAGTTGGATATTCATCCTCTTATCAAACCGGTTATGAACGTAGTTGCGCTGGAAGTCCCAGAATGTGACCTTGTCAGAAGTAAGCTGGCAAAGGAATTTAACTGGCAGGTTTCCATAACCCAGAACCCACACGGACTTCGTCTTGTTATTATGCCTCATGTCAGTTTTGAGATGATTGACTCTTTTGTTGCTGACCTAAAAAAAGTCCTCAACACACTTTGA
- a CDS encoding transglutaminase-like domain-containing protein, whose protein sequence is MTAMQDYLKSKSIIDFNHPVVFKKAKEIAGNSQNPIEIARLCFEFVRDEIKHSYDYRMNPVTLKGSEVLEHGTGYCYAKSHLLAALLRANSIPAGICYQRLSREDNSEEGPFCLHALNAVYLENIGWYRMDARGNKEGVNAQFNPPYEQLAYEIRIEGEANLPEIWADPLPVVVEVLTKYKSYDEVYENLPDVPLISKK, encoded by the coding sequence ATGACAGCAATGCAGGATTATCTGAAATCAAAATCCATCATCGACTTCAATCACCCAGTCGTCTTTAAAAAAGCAAAAGAAATAGCCGGAAACAGTCAAAACCCAATAGAAATTGCCAGACTCTGCTTCGAGTTCGTCAGGGATGAGATTAAACACAGCTACGACTACCGTATGAATCCTGTCACCCTGAAAGGATCTGAAGTCCTTGAACATGGAACCGGTTACTGCTATGCTAAAAGCCATCTCCTTGCAGCACTTCTCAGAGCAAACTCAATTCCGGCAGGTATATGTTACCAGCGTCTGAGCAGGGAGGATAATTCAGAAGAAGGTCCATTCTGTTTACACGCTTTAAATGCAGTTTATCTGGAAAATATCGGATGGTACCGGATGGATGCAAGAGGAAATAAGGAAGGAGTAAACGCTCAGTTCAACCCGCCTTATGAACAGCTTGCATATGAAATCAGGATCGAGGGTGAAGCTAATCTGCCGGAGATTTGGGCTGATCCACTTCCGGTTGTTGTTGAAGTATTGACTAAGTACAAGAGCTATGATGAAGTTTACGAGAACCTTCCGGATGTTCCGTTGATTAGTAAAAAATGA
- a CDS encoding HEAT repeat domain-containing protein, which produces MKRKIFFTVIFALFLMTSQVKAIESQSNENVSSEAINQLIQELGNSNTTIKSNAAKTLVDIGDPVVDPLISALNDENYDVRENAALVLGKIGNETAIDPMISALSEQEWDESQEEEEFGRALGTALGSFGEPAVEPLSEFLAGKEYSSSAGHAMAALELIGEPAVPVFVDLLYTELRVESAYHLRMIGEPAVDYLIPLLDDEDPNVQGRAAEALVGTSNPDVVEPLTKLLDDDNEYVRNMAQHALESMENQYPQESFLYGREREFFVEDEKREWLSSLEPIVKGRSEYIMPYFYPDGPVIGYGLYYKGYLTVDLLIGSEVNDSYMAEIYSVIDEEALKNGVEEVPVLFSYTSMPVEDVEKVEIPDVLLGLTTDEGASRILLPAGFMAVILIILVIGLLLSRKK; this is translated from the coding sequence ATGAAAAGAAAAATCTTCTTTACTGTTATTTTTGCATTATTCCTGATGACTTCACAAGTTAAAGCCATCGAAAGCCAAAGTAATGAGAATGTATCTTCTGAAGCAATAAACCAGCTTATACAGGAACTTGGTAATTCCAATACTACGATCAAATCAAATGCCGCTAAAACCCTTGTAGATATCGGAGACCCTGTAGTTGACCCTTTGATTTCAGCTTTGAATGATGAAAATTACGATGTCAGGGAAAATGCAGCTCTTGTCCTGGGAAAGATTGGTAATGAAACAGCAATAGATCCTATGATTTCAGCTCTTTCAGAACAGGAATGGGATGAATCACAGGAAGAAGAGGAGTTTGGTCGAGCACTTGGAACAGCTCTTGGTAGTTTTGGTGAACCGGCAGTTGAACCGTTGTCTGAGTTTTTAGCGGGAAAAGAGTATAGTAGTTCTGCGGGACATGCGATGGCTGCTCTTGAGTTGATAGGGGAACCAGCAGTTCCTGTATTTGTTGACTTACTTTATACGGAACTCAGAGTTGAATCCGCTTATCATCTAAGAATGATCGGTGAACCTGCTGTAGATTATTTGATACCATTATTAGATGATGAAGATCCTAATGTTCAAGGTAGAGCAGCAGAAGCACTTGTAGGTACAAGTAACCCGGATGTTGTAGAACCATTGACCAAGCTACTGGATGATGACAATGAGTATGTAAGGAACATGGCTCAACATGCCCTTGAAAGCATGGAGAATCAATATCCACAAGAGAGTTTCCTTTACGGAAGAGAGCGTGAGTTCTTTGTAGAGGACGAAAAAAGAGAGTGGTTGAGTTCACTCGAACCAATTGTAAAGGGGAGAAGTGAATATATTATGCCATATTTCTACCCGGATGGTCCTGTAATAGGATATGGTTTATATTATAAAGGATATTTAACAGTTGATCTTCTCATCGGCTCTGAAGTTAATGATAGTTATATGGCTGAGATTTACAGTGTCATTGATGAAGAGGCTCTTAAAAATGGTGTTGAGGAAGTTCCGGTTCTTTTTTCATATACATCAATGCCGGTAGAGGATGTAGAAAAAGTAGAGATTCCTGATGTTTTGTTGGGACTAACAACCGACGAAGGTGCAAGTAGAATATTGTTGCCAGCAGGTTTCATGGCAGTGATTTTAATTATATTAGTAATTGGTCTTCTTCTGAGTAGAAAGAAGTAA
- a CDS encoding winged helix-turn-helix transcriptional regulator: protein MRIGSLVRAGLILIIIFGTIVTVCTLNGDDGYRVKKSPFFYLYHPSALLHPFGGGDEHEYIVTPGHLPLEEGDVVDDSGPDKQITFWELPLWIQLSVISGAVFSTVTLLKCLPLLLGKILTGGTNPKMQEIASYIAENPGCMESEISEDLDLKRGTLRYYLSKLSSDNRIQTFKKGKLKGLFHITYSKTEDAKLLHLHRKNKNRRKIIEIISERPGITGQELSSTLNIDKSTVHWHIKALHEDDLIEFKKDGRYKKYYPQASLLFDENY, encoded by the coding sequence ATGAGAATTGGTTCATTGGTTAGAGCAGGATTAATCCTGATTATTATTTTTGGAACGATAGTGACAGTCTGCACTTTAAATGGTGATGATGGCTACCGTGTTAAAAAAAGTCCATTTTTCTATCTATATCATCCTTCTGCATTATTGCACCCATTTGGTGGTGGTGATGAGCACGAGTATATTGTCACTCCGGGGCATTTGCCCCTTGAAGAAGGTGATGTAGTTGATGACAGTGGTCCAGACAAGCAAATCACTTTCTGGGAACTGCCTTTATGGATACAACTATCTGTCATAAGTGGAGCTGTATTTTCTACGGTAACACTACTTAAATGTCTTCCACTTCTTCTTGGGAAAATACTGACAGGAGGTACCAATCCCAAAATGCAGGAAATTGCCTCTTACATAGCTGAAAATCCTGGTTGTATGGAGTCTGAGATATCTGAAGACCTTGATTTGAAAAGAGGTACTTTACGTTATTATCTTTCGAAACTGTCCTCTGATAATCGAATACAGACATTTAAAAAAGGCAAGTTAAAAGGCCTCTTTCATATCACTTATTCAAAAACAGAAGATGCAAAATTGCTTCATCTTCACAGGAAGAACAAGAACCGCAGGAAAATAATTGAGATAATATCTGAAAGACCGGGTATCACAGGGCAGGAATTATCCTCTACCCTGAACATTGACAAAAGTACAGTACACTGGCATATCAAAGCACTCCATGAAGATGACCTGATTGAGTTCAAAAAGGATGGACGATACAAAAAATACTATCCACAAGCTTCTCTGTTATTTGATGAAAACTATTAG
- a CDS encoding nuclear transport factor 2 family protein codes for MRPRELIEKWVEAFNNADFDELGEMYSEDAVNYQVPEEPVEGREAIRKMFKEEFARAEMVCIVENIFEDGEWAILEWKDPLGLRGCGFFHVVNDKIVFQRGYWDKLSFLRQHGLPIPEE; via the coding sequence ATGCGTCCGAGAGAACTTATAGAAAAATGGGTCGAAGCCTTCAACAATGCAGACTTCGACGAACTTGGTGAAATGTATAGTGAGGATGCCGTAAACTATCAGGTTCCCGAAGAACCGGTTGAAGGCAGAGAAGCCATCAGAAAGATGTTCAAAGAAGAGTTTGCCAGAGCCGAGATGGTCTGCATAGTTGAGAATATCTTTGAGGACGGAGAGTGGGCAATTCTTGAGTGGAAAGACCCCCTCGGACTCCGTGGATGTGGATTTTTCCATGTTGTAAATGATAAGATCGTTTTTCAGAGAGGATACTGGGACAAATTGTCATTTTTGAGACAGCATGGACTTCCGATACCGGAAGAGTAG
- a CDS encoding COG1470 family protein, whose amino-acid sequence MYNNERIRIYSLIASMLLIGMAFSPVASADIETYATSETILIESSDEAILYSDITFAKLNINPTYSNIDLKPGDNNEISVTVTNKDNKTITLEPKMVPTAYQQNLIDENWVSITPSSKDLEPEEKVEFTIKVDIPEDADIGDYGASVAFTDDTMPQSYSVYPQYINAMYLYIEVWTPPNIQIQTSYIRDRVESGEEYDYEITLKNIADHDIEIDPEFDDDQWSFSSRYGTSGFAFESDAMEITAPSVVKAGETAVVNVHLEVPEDARGTYYGDIDLNIDDPSIDEWDDEVSLNFDVWTQPVEPYAKKFTTQTNDPITIKLSSSVYNYDKWMGTGSETETEDPSFDLELENGSGNVELKLIRTTYGGTVSLGASSYPPWEIDSAGIYQETLESYVETYETSGAVGEWTLNILPINIEEFDYLITIGDSE is encoded by the coding sequence ATGTACAACAATGAAAGAATACGAATATACAGTTTAATTGCTTCGATGCTACTTATCGGAATGGCATTTTCACCTGTTGCCAGTGCGGATATTGAAACATATGCCACATCAGAAACGATATTAATCGAAAGCAGTGATGAAGCAATACTATACTCGGATATAACTTTTGCAAAACTCAATATCAATCCGACTTATTCAAACATTGATTTAAAGCCGGGAGACAATAATGAGATTTCCGTAACAGTCACCAACAAAGATAATAAAACAATCACTCTTGAGCCAAAAATGGTTCCTACGGCATATCAACAAAATCTCATTGATGAAAACTGGGTAAGCATAACACCTTCCAGCAAAGATTTGGAACCGGAAGAAAAGGTAGAATTTACAATTAAAGTGGACATTCCTGAAGACGCAGATATAGGAGACTACGGGGCTAGTGTTGCTTTCACAGACGATACAATGCCGCAATCATACTCCGTCTATCCACAATATATCAATGCTATGTACTTATATATTGAAGTATGGACTCCTCCAAACATTCAGATACAGACATCATACATAAGAGACCGTGTCGAATCAGGAGAAGAATATGATTATGAGATCACACTTAAGAACATAGCTGACCATGATATTGAAATCGATCCTGAGTTTGATGATGATCAATGGAGTTTTTCCAGTAGATATGGAACAAGTGGATTTGCATTTGAAAGTGATGCAATGGAAATTACTGCTCCATCTGTCGTCAAAGCCGGAGAAACGGCTGTAGTCAATGTACACCTTGAAGTACCTGAGGATGCAAGAGGCACATATTACGGGGATATTGATCTGAATATTGATGATCCTTCTATAGATGAATGGGACGATGAAGTATCATTGAACTTTGATGTATGGACCCAGCCTGTTGAGCCTTACGCTAAGAAATTTACAACTCAGACCAACGATCCTATCACAATTAAGTTGTCCTCTAGTGTTTACAATTATGACAAATGGATGGGGACAGGCAGTGAAACAGAAACCGAAGATCCTTCCTTTGACCTGGAACTTGAAAATGGATCCGGTAATGTTGAACTGAAGCTGATCAGAACAACTTATGGCGGTACTGTAAGTCTTGGAGCTTCCTCCTATCCTCCATGGGAAATCGATAGTGCTGGAATTTATCAGGAAACTCTGGAATCATATGTGGAAACATATGAAACATCAGGTGCTGTTGGAGAATGGACATTGAACATTCTTCCGATTAATATAGAAGAGTTTGACTATTTGATAACCATTGGGGACTCGGAATAA
- a CDS encoding right-handed parallel beta-helix repeat-containing protein, giving the protein MIFLFLTVSCVSATTITVGDNSNTNNSFSSIQDAIDQAQKNDSIIIYSGTYSETLKVDKPLSIRSSSLEPDDVVITSNNSSASIIHITADNVRISGLTVKGDSTNPSVAGIFIEKSKNCHVSNNIISNTQDGFYIESSSGNEIQNNTVLSNTEHGMYLLASTLSKLENNNILNNKRGLYVDESDQITIKDNKFSNNQMYGIALRKSSLCTITENQLVLNNIGLALTSSDENTVFGNNLNENNQYGLNVWHSNSNSVTDNYFSENKNSGIRLISLSSNNIFERNSFYSNLNGITIESTDNNIIKNNKFRSNEEYAIYHRFPDDKNTIEDNSFADNRAENIKLSPLQDILIVIITLIVLTIIAFHFGLSWLKKGLFGLVILIIISVILLLAWYFPFEAGMTENVEITNMQWTDNEAINETHTRGTLSFDLIYNDKYAYPNGFGDILSADIHISSRRLPSGNYELRYQEPLTLEYMEEYHYRQRLDLERENQDVLIQLYAEVFYDYPNPAYGDSKVEELGMDVLQINQSASDWSQAL; this is encoded by the coding sequence ATGATCTTTCTTTTTCTTACTGTTAGTTGTGTCTCTGCAACTACAATAACAGTAGGTGACAACAGCAATACAAATAACTCTTTCAGTTCTATACAGGATGCAATAGATCAGGCTCAAAAGAATGATTCCATAATTATCTACAGTGGAACATATTCTGAAACTCTTAAGGTGGACAAACCTTTAAGCATAAGATCTTCTTCGCTTGAACCTGATGATGTCGTTATTACATCTAACAATTCATCTGCTTCAATAATTCACATAACAGCAGATAACGTAAGGATAAGTGGCCTGACAGTTAAAGGAGATAGTACCAATCCTTCTGTTGCAGGTATATTTATTGAAAAGTCAAAAAATTGCCATGTAAGTAACAACATTATCTCTAATACGCAGGACGGTTTTTATATCGAGTCCTCTTCAGGTAATGAGATTCAAAATAACACTGTTCTTTCAAATACCGAGCATGGGATGTATCTTCTTGCTTCCACGCTAAGCAAACTGGAAAATAACAATATTCTGAATAACAAACGTGGTCTTTATGTGGATGAATCTGATCAGATTACCATTAAAGATAATAAATTTAGTAATAACCAGATGTATGGAATAGCCCTCAGGAAATCCTCACTCTGCACAATTACCGAGAACCAACTCGTTCTCAATAACATCGGTCTGGCATTGACATCATCTGATGAAAACACAGTCTTTGGTAACAATCTGAATGAAAACAATCAGTATGGTCTCAATGTATGGCATTCAAACTCAAATTCAGTGACAGATAATTATTTTTCAGAAAATAAGAACTCTGGGATACGTTTAATTTCCTTGAGTTCAAACAACATATTCGAGCGAAATAGTTTCTACAGCAACCTAAATGGGATAACCATCGAAAGCACTGACAACAATATTATTAAAAATAATAAGTTCCGGTCAAATGAAGAATATGCTATTTACCATCGATTTCCAGACGATAAAAATACCATTGAGGATAATTCATTTGCAGACAACCGTGCTGAAAATATAAAACTTAGTCCATTACAGGATATTCTCATTGTAATCATCACTCTGATAGTATTAACTATAATTGCTTTTCATTTCGGTTTATCCTGGTTGAAGAAGGGACTTTTTGGTTTGGTTATATTGATCATAATATCAGTTATTTTGCTTCTTGCATGGTATTTCCCATTTGAAGCCGGAATGACCGAAAATGTGGAAATAACAAATATGCAATGGACGGATAATGAAGCTATAAATGAAACTCATACCAGAGGAACTCTCTCCTTTGACTTAATCTACAATGATAAGTATGCATATCCAAATGGATTTGGAGACATACTGTCCGCGGATATTCACATTAGTTCCAGAAGATTACCAAGTGGCAATTATGAATTGAGGTATCAAGAACCTCTGACTCTGGAATATATGGAAGAATATCATTACAGACAAAGACTTGATCTGGAAAGAGAAAATCAGGACGTACTTATACAACTTTATGCAGAAGTATTTTATGATTATCCAAATCCTGCTTATGGAGATTCAAAAGTAGAAGAATTAGGTATGGATGTATTGCAAATAAACCAAAGTGCTTCTGATTGGAGCCAAGCTTTGTAA
- a CDS encoding TraB/GumN family protein, which yields MYSEEYPGSSSFSSSGPSEIQIIKEVIKDDISEKPASEGETENTGRPSEIILVGTAHVSEKSVREVNETIEREKPDIVAVELCHARYEALKGNVQNSDIPVKELLKEGKVYFYLVHMLLAHIQKKFADEMGVQPGAEMISAIEAAEASGAQVLLIDRNVQVTLQRFWSKMGFFEKLKMLGGLIAAVLGIGGTQDIDMDTITNQDMVSMLVEEFRDTSPNAVKVLIDERDAYMANNLVKAAIGGNKKIVAVIGAGHRAGIQRYLENPKSIPRINYGVEAPKKKFSIMKLFGVLVVALALGTFALLILSGVPLETLAIAFAWWFIINGVLSAAGAILARGHPYSVMTAFSVAWLTSLNPMMAAGWFAGLTEAKYRPPTTDNFKELVEIETTEDMMKNNLFRVVMVAALANLGSMIGTFLGVYVMIQVTGIDPQELIRNGISAGFAALGLG from the coding sequence ATGTATTCTGAGGAATATCCGGGGAGTTCATCGTTTTCCAGTTCAGGGCCTTCTGAGATCCAGATTATAAAAGAGGTCATCAAAGATGATATTTCTGAAAAACCTGCATCTGAAGGTGAAACTGAAAATACTGGCAGGCCCAGCGAGATAATTCTTGTGGGAACAGCCCACGTCTCTGAAAAAAGTGTCAGGGAAGTTAATGAGACTATTGAGCGTGAAAAACCGGACATAGTTGCAGTCGAACTCTGCCATGCAAGGTATGAGGCTCTTAAAGGTAATGTTCAGAATTCTGACATTCCGGTAAAGGAGCTTCTCAAGGAAGGCAAGGTTTATTTCTATCTTGTTCACATGCTGCTGGCTCATATCCAGAAGAAATTCGCTGATGAGATGGGTGTCCAGCCTGGTGCTGAGATGATTAGTGCTATAGAGGCTGCTGAAGCCAGTGGCGCACAGGTTCTTCTCATTGACAGGAATGTTCAGGTAACCCTCCAGCGTTTCTGGAGCAAGATGGGTTTTTTCGAGAAACTGAAGATGCTCGGTGGACTTATTGCTGCTGTTTTAGGTATTGGCGGCACTCAGGATATCGACATGGACACAATTACCAATCAGGATATGGTTTCCATGCTGGTTGAGGAATTCAGGGACACATCTCCAAATGCTGTCAAAGTTCTCATTGATGAAAGAGATGCATACATGGCTAATAATCTTGTTAAAGCTGCCATTGGCGGCAATAAGAAGATCGTAGCCGTTATAGGAGCTGGCCACAGGGCTGGTATCCAGCGTTATCTTGAGAACCCAAAGTCAATTCCAAGAATTAACTATGGAGTTGAAGCTCCGAAGAAAAAATTCAGCATCATGAAGCTTTTCGGTGTTCTGGTGGTTGCACTTGCTCTTGGAACATTCGCATTACTGATTCTTTCCGGTGTTCCACTGGAAACACTTGCAATTGCATTTGCATGGTGGTTCATTATAAATGGTGTTCTCAGTGCTGCAGGAGCAATACTTGCAAGAGGTCATCCATACTCAGTTATGACCGCGTTTTCTGTTGCATGGCTCACATCCCTTAACCCGATGATGGCAGCAGGATGGTTTGCGGGTCTGACTGAAGCGAAATATCGTCCTCCAACAACTGATAATTTCAAAGAGCTTGTTGAGATCGAAACAACTGAGGATATGATGAAGAACAACCTTTTCCGTGTGGTAATGGTTGCAGCTCTTGCAAATCTTGGAAGTATGATCGGTACTTTCCTTGGTGTTTATGTAATGATTCAGGTTACAGGAATCGATCCTCAGGAACTTATCCGCAATGGAATAAGTGCCGGATTTGCAGCTCTTGGACTGGGTTAA